One Hydrogenispora ethanolica genomic region harbors:
- a CDS encoding bactofilin family protein translates to MFSSKERPSGGGRIETIIAKECRVKGNLETASGSVRIDGYFEGDLHIGGDLIIGESGSIVGNIIAKNVAVAGEVKGTIEARGKLELAATARIIGDTKMAVFVVADGAFFQGQCASLPSGDLKDRGRLLLTDNSEETTVSIAKLKAP, encoded by the coding sequence ATGTTTTCCAGCAAAGAACGGCCCAGCGGCGGCGGCCGCATTGAGACGATCATCGCCAAGGAATGCCGGGTGAAAGGCAATCTGGAGACCGCGAGCGGTTCGGTCCGGATTGACGGCTACTTTGAGGGCGACCTCCACATCGGCGGCGACCTGATCATCGGCGAAAGCGGCAGCATCGTCGGGAATATCATCGCCAAGAACGTCGCCGTGGCCGGCGAAGTGAAGGGAACCATCGAGGCCCGGGGCAAGTTGGAGCTGGCAGCCACCGCCCGGATCATCGGCGACACCAAGATGGCGGTCTTTGTCGTGGCCGACGGCGCTTTCTTCCAAGGCCAGTGCGCTTCGTTGCCGTCGGGCGATCTCAAGGACCGCGGCCGTTTATTACTGACTGACAATTCCGAGGAAACGACGGTTTCGATCGCCAAGCTAAAAGCGCCGTAA